The Methanococcoides methylutens MM1 genome has a window encoding:
- the htpX gene encoding zinc metalloprotease HtpX: MKNMFKTTLLLASLTGLLVIVGNLVGGATGMLIAFAFAIVLNFGSYWYSDKIVLRMYHAKEVTESESPKLYEIVRKLAMRADLPMPKVYIVETSMPNAFATGRDPKHAAVAATTGILNLLTPEEIEGVLAHELAHVKNRDTLISAVAATIAGVITMIATWARWAAIFGGIGGRDDNGANNIVGFIALAIVAPLAATIIQLAISRSREFAADAEGARISQKPWALASALSKLESGAQHYQPRRNDVQPNENTAHMFIVNPLRGSSLMNLFRTHPSTEERIRRLNAM, translated from the coding sequence ATGAAGAATATGTTTAAGACCACATTATTGCTGGCATCCCTGACAGGACTTCTGGTCATCGTGGGAAATCTTGTTGGAGGGGCTACAGGTATGCTGATAGCCTTCGCTTTTGCCATTGTCCTGAACTTCGGGAGCTACTGGTACAGTGACAAGATCGTACTGAGGATGTACCATGCAAAAGAGGTCACAGAATCTGAAAGTCCGAAACTATATGAGATCGTACGTAAACTTGCAATGCGTGCAGACCTCCCGATGCCTAAGGTTTACATTGTTGAAACATCAATGCCAAACGCATTTGCAACAGGAAGAGACCCTAAACATGCAGCAGTTGCAGCCACAACCGGCATCCTTAACCTTCTGACACCGGAAGAGATCGAGGGTGTTCTGGCACACGAGCTTGCACACGTAAAGAACCGTGATACGCTTATCAGTGCAGTTGCAGCGACCATTGCAGGTGTTATCACAATGATAGCAACATGGGCAAGATGGGCTGCCATCTTCGGAGGTATCGGCGGCAGGGACGACAACGGCGCAAATAACATCGTCGGATTCATTGCACTCGCAATTGTGGCACCTCTCGCTGCAACCATAATACAGCTTGCAATTTCCCGTTCACGTGAATTTGCAGCAGATGCAGAAGGAGCACGCATCTCACAGAAACCATGGGCACTTGCCAGCGCACTTTCTAAACTGGAATCCGGTGCACAGCACTACCAGCCGCGCAGGAACGATGTACAGCCAAATGAGAACACGGCACACATGTTCATCGTCAATCCTCTGAGAGGCAGTTCACTGATGAACCTTTTCAGGACACACCCATCCACAGAAGAAAGGATACGCAGATTGAACGCAATGTAA
- a CDS encoding DUF488 family protein, producing the protein MDEDNRCYTIGYGNRSLDEFIEILQQYGLSCLIDVRSYPHSVREEFNKENLEVVLPKYNITYSHCPGLGGLREESYTDYMRTDKFRGYFTKLIDKIIEVNSNSSGIVLMCAEKNPKGCHRYKLSNELESSGIRVIHLTDPGQADLFSF; encoded by the coding sequence ATGGATGAAGATAACCGGTGCTACACCATTGGCTATGGTAACAGGTCCCTGGACGAATTTATCGAGATTCTACAGCAGTATGGTTTGTCCTGCCTGATCGATGTTCGCAGCTATCCGCATTCGGTACGTGAGGAGTTCAATAAAGAGAACCTTGAGGTTGTGCTGCCAAAGTATAACATCACTTATTCCCATTGTCCCGGTCTTGGCGGTTTGAGGGAAGAAAGCTATACTGATTATATGCGTACTGATAAGTTTCGTGGCTATTTCACAAAACTGATCGACAAGATAATAGAAGTAAACAGCAACAGCTCCGGCATCGTCCTGATGTGTGCTGAGAAAAATCCTAAAGGATGTCACCGCTACAAGCTTTCAAACGAACTTGAGAGCAGCGGAATAAGAGTTATCCACCTGACCGATCCAGGCCAGGCAGACCTTTTCAGTTTCTAA
- a CDS encoding thymidylate synthase → MTQDAAIGRIIKAQTISDAWYRGLNVIWNHGKVITDERGSQIREFMNLMVVIDDPYRNEIPADIAWNQERLEEYAKQLITGENAQDFEYTYGQRLRNWDDKTDQIAYVIEKLKNNTTTRRATAVTWIPDVDTKVDEVPCMIIDDFKIRDGKVHLTTVFRSHDFAGAYPANLYGLSKLLEYVADNVGLSAGTITTVSISAHIYDHDWDKIEKIVKGVQ, encoded by the coding sequence ATGACGCAGGATGCGGCAATTGGAAGGATCATAAAAGCTCAGACCATCAGTGATGCATGGTACCGCGGACTCAATGTAATATGGAATCACGGTAAGGTCATTACGGATGAAAGAGGAAGCCAGATACGAGAGTTCATGAACCTGATGGTCGTGATAGATGACCCGTACAGGAATGAGATCCCTGCTGATATAGCCTGGAACCAGGAAAGGCTGGAAGAATATGCAAAACAGCTTATAACAGGCGAAAATGCACAGGATTTTGAATACACATACGGACAGAGGCTTCGAAACTGGGATGATAAGACAGACCAGATTGCCTATGTCATTGAAAAACTGAAGAACAACACAACGACCCGGAGGGCTACAGCCGTCACATGGATCCCTGATGTGGATACCAAAGTTGATGAAGTACCCTGCATGATAATTGATGATTTCAAGATCAGGGATGGAAAGGTCCACCTTACAACCGTATTCCGCAGCCATGATTTTGCAGGAGCATACCCTGCCAATCTCTATGGCCTCTCCAAACTCCTGGAATACGTTGCAGACAACGTAGGACTCTCAGCCGGAACCATTACCACGGTCAGCATTTCCGCACATATCTATGATCATGACTGGGACAAGATCGAAAAAATTGTAAAAGGGGTTCAGTAA
- the aroA gene encoding 3-phosphoshikimate 1-carboxyvinyltransferase, with amino-acid sequence MKVTVGKSGVHGEVFAPPSKSYTHRAIAIAGLSKDSIIHRPLLSADTQSTIRACEMFGAYIEKEGEDLLISGVEGTPEVPEDVIDVANSGTTLRFMTAISALTEGTTVLTGDNSIRSRPNDPLLRVLTDLGVDAYSTRNNGCAPIVVNGGLKGAIVKIDGSISSQFISALLLACPLTKNSTTLSIKGELKSKPYIDVTLDVIEKAGVEILVEDHNNPKFIIPGNQSYNLEEYTVPGDFSSASYLLAAAAMTNSHVTVKNLFPSMQGDIAIINILKEMGANIYWDMEAGTATVNGGELHGITMDAGATPDLVPTVAVLGAMAKGETIINNAEHVRYKETDRLHAMAVELEKMGIFCKEEKDSLTIRGGEFTGAEVHGWHDHRIVMALTLAGMVAGDTIIDTAESIFISYPNFFDAMRSIGADVVLSEQ; translated from the coding sequence ATGAAAGTAACAGTCGGGAAGTCAGGCGTACACGGGGAAGTGTTCGCACCACCTTCAAAGAGCTATACACACAGGGCCATTGCCATAGCCGGTCTTTCAAAGGATTCAATAATCCACAGGCCACTCCTGTCTGCAGACACACAGTCCACCATACGCGCCTGTGAGATGTTTGGCGCATACATCGAAAAAGAAGGAGAAGATCTCCTGATCAGCGGTGTGGAAGGTACTCCGGAAGTTCCGGAAGATGTTATCGACGTGGCAAATTCAGGAACAACTCTCAGGTTCATGACAGCCATCTCTGCACTTACAGAAGGAACCACCGTTCTTACCGGTGATAATTCCATAAGGTCAAGACCAAACGATCCGCTCCTCAGGGTCCTTACCGACCTTGGTGTTGATGCTTATTCCACACGTAACAACGGCTGTGCACCGATCGTTGTCAACGGAGGGCTTAAAGGTGCTATAGTCAAGATCGATGGATCCATCAGTTCACAGTTCATATCCGCATTGCTTCTTGCATGCCCGCTCACAAAGAACAGCACCACGCTTTCCATTAAAGGTGAGCTGAAATCCAAACCATATATCGATGTCACACTGGATGTCATTGAAAAAGCAGGTGTTGAGATCCTTGTTGAGGACCATAACAACCCCAAGTTCATTATTCCCGGAAACCAGAGTTACAACCTTGAAGAATACACAGTGCCCGGAGATTTCTCATCAGCATCCTACCTTCTTGCAGCCGCTGCAATGACAAATTCACACGTGACCGTCAAGAATCTCTTCCCTTCAATGCAGGGCGATATTGCGATCATAAACATACTCAAGGAGATGGGAGCAAACATTTACTGGGATATGGAGGCAGGAACTGCAACTGTTAATGGAGGAGAGCTTCACGGAATCACCATGGATGCAGGAGCCACACCCGACCTTGTTCCGACAGTTGCAGTCCTTGGGGCCATGGCAAAAGGTGAGACCATCATAAACAATGCTGAGCACGTACGCTATAAAGAAACAGACAGGCTTCATGCAATGGCAGTGGAACTTGAGAAGATGGGAATCTTCTGCAAAGAAGAAAAGGACAGCCTGACCATAAGGGGAGGGGAGTTCACAGGTGCAGAGGTACATGGCTGGCACGATCACAGGATCGTAATGGCACTGACTCTTGCCGGAATGGTCGCGGGAGATACAATCATCGATACCGCAGAATCCATTTTCATCTCATACCCCAACTTCTTTGATGCAATGCGTTCAATAGGCGCTGACGTTGTCCTTAGTGAACAATGA
- a CDS encoding NAD(P)/FAD-dependent oxidoreductase, whose translation MIYDVVVVGAGPTGSTAARYAASFGAKVLMIEEHASIGTPVECTGLLSTRAVAECDIAPDDDFVLNSVRGAFVHSPNGTCLPIDGRKTKAYVVSRKIFDRRLVSMAVEEGAELLLKGRVTHLQEKNGIQVLSVMHMGKPVTIRARVVIGADGVKSTVARFAGLGKVKRILSGVQIEAPYRSENDDFVELFVGSRAPGFFAWTVPVSEKVSRIGLAVEQGNEQNAINYLREIISSEPHVCDRHSQSMLDLVVGGIPIGPLERTYTDGVLIAGDAAGQVKPTSGGGIYTGAACAKIAGEVAAKAALDGDVSAQRLSLYEKRWKGELGRELGIGMKIHDFVGGLSDDELDEMITAMNNPAILDMITKYGDMDHPSILIKKLLNPMNSRHLIGIFRAFAKAVL comes from the coding sequence ATGATCTATGATGTCGTTGTTGTCGGAGCCGGACCAACAGGATCCACAGCTGCACGTTATGCTGCCAGTTTTGGTGCGAAAGTTCTCATGATAGAGGAACACGCCTCCATAGGCACACCTGTGGAATGCACCGGCCTCTTAAGTACACGTGCTGTGGCAGAATGTGACATTGCTCCTGACGATGATTTCGTGCTGAACAGTGTGCGTGGTGCTTTTGTGCACTCACCGAACGGAACATGTCTTCCCATAGATGGCAGGAAAACAAAGGCGTATGTAGTTTCCAGGAAGATCTTTGACCGCAGACTGGTTTCAATGGCAGTGGAAGAAGGTGCGGAACTGCTGCTAAAGGGGCGTGTGACCCATTTGCAGGAGAAAAACGGAATTCAGGTCCTTTCAGTGATGCATATGGGAAAACCGGTCACGATCAGGGCAAGGGTCGTCATCGGAGCTGATGGTGTTAAGAGCACAGTCGCCAGATTTGCAGGCCTTGGAAAGGTCAAAAGGATCCTTTCAGGAGTTCAGATAGAAGCACCTTACAGGTCTGAGAACGATGATTTTGTAGAACTGTTCGTAGGTTCGAGAGCACCGGGATTCTTTGCATGGACGGTCCCTGTTAGCGAAAAGGTATCCAGGATAGGACTTGCTGTTGAGCAGGGAAATGAGCAGAATGCGATAAACTACCTCAGAGAGATCATTTCTTCAGAACCTCACGTCTGCGACAGGCATTCCCAAAGCATGCTTGACCTCGTTGTAGGAGGCATTCCGATAGGGCCGCTTGAAAGAACCTACACTGATGGGGTGCTCATTGCAGGAGATGCTGCAGGCCAGGTGAAGCCAACCTCAGGTGGTGGCATCTATACCGGAGCTGCCTGTGCGAAGATCGCAGGAGAGGTTGCAGCAAAGGCTGCACTTGACGGGGATGTTTCAGCACAGAGGCTCAGTTTGTATGAAAAACGCTGGAAAGGCGAGCTTGGCCGGGAACTTGGCATCGGCATGAAGATCCATGATTTTGTAGGTGGCCTGAGCGATGATGAACTGGACGAAATGATAACAGCAATGAACAATCCTGCAATACTTGATATGATCACAAAATACGGGGATATGGACCATCCCTCGATATTGATAAAAAAATTGTTGAATCCTATGAACTCAAGGCATCTGATAGGGATCTTCAGGGCTTTTGCAAAAGCAGTCCTGTGA
- a CDS encoding amino acid-binding protein: MWSTVLKKFEKHPAQQKVIKILFERGFQVNDEGKVTSGSIEIPHTQLAKEAGVDRRVVDATTDTILADELLKNIFQNVRSIPFLRDVAPSLGLGVIIITPEDAADVGILSNVSQVISDHGISIRQAVSDDPHFSNKAKLTIITDSKIPGELVSDILKLPSVKGVSIY; this comes from the coding sequence ATGTGGAGCACAGTACTCAAAAAGTTCGAGAAGCACCCTGCACAGCAAAAGGTCATAAAGATCCTTTTTGAACGTGGCTTTCAGGTGAATGATGAAGGTAAGGTTACATCCGGTTCAATTGAGATCCCCCATACGCAACTTGCAAAAGAAGCAGGTGTGGACCGAAGGGTGGTCGATGCTACCACAGATACTATCCTTGCAGATGAGCTTCTGAAGAACATCTTCCAGAACGTAAGGTCAATACCATTCCTTCGTGATGTTGCTCCGTCACTGGGTCTTGGTGTTATCATAATCACTCCTGAGGATGCTGCAGATGTAGGTATTCTTTCCAACGTCTCACAGGTGATCTCAGACCATGGTATAAGCATCAGACAGGCCGTTTCTGATGATCCGCATTTCAGCAACAAGGCAAAGCTGACCATTATTACCGACTCAAAGATTCCAGGTGAGCTTGTCAGTGATATCCTGAAGCTCCCAAGTGTAAAAGGTGTCAGTATCTACTGA
- a CDS encoding energy-coupling factor ABC transporter ATP-binding protein produces the protein MKKAISITDLNYSYPDGTKALDNVNIEIEQGEKIVIMGPNGAGKTTLFLHLNGVIRSDQDCVKIFGQNIGKMKTEDRIREVGVVFAEPDDQLFMSTVYDDVAFGPLNMGLDEEEVDRRVKKALATVGLEGFEEKVPHHMSFGQKKKAALAAVLSMEPRVLVLDEPTANLDPKSRADLIQVINDLNRNHGITTVIAMHDINALSDLADRVYVLNRSIVAEGTTREIFSDPILVKENNLDAPDIFKFFKIMNCFGGAHSQTPMSIDESVEELTRAIEALEGKMSLQVHENTHDMVDEVISSYKH, from the coding sequence ATGAAAAAAGCTATAAGTATCACAGATCTCAATTATTCCTATCCGGATGGCACGAAAGCACTGGATAATGTGAATATTGAGATCGAACAGGGCGAGAAGATCGTCATAATGGGTCCGAATGGTGCCGGTAAGACCACCCTTTTCCTTCATCTTAATGGTGTTATCCGATCCGACCAGGATTGTGTGAAGATATTTGGGCAAAATATCGGTAAAATGAAGACCGAAGACAGGATCAGGGAGGTCGGAGTTGTCTTTGCTGAACCTGATGACCAGTTGTTCATGTCCACGGTTTACGACGATGTGGCATTTGGTCCCCTGAACATGGGTCTTGATGAAGAAGAGGTTGATAGAAGGGTCAAAAAAGCACTTGCAACTGTCGGTCTTGAAGGATTTGAGGAAAAGGTACCTCATCACATGAGCTTCGGGCAGAAGAAAAAAGCTGCTCTTGCAGCAGTTCTTTCCATGGAGCCAAGGGTCCTCGTCCTCGATGAACCTACTGCAAACCTTGATCCAAAAAGCAGGGCAGATCTGATACAGGTTATCAATGACCTGAACAGGAACCATGGTATCACCACTGTAATAGCAATGCATGATATCAATGCTCTCTCTGACCTTGCAGACAGGGTCTACGTCCTGAACAGATCCATTGTGGCAGAAGGTACAACCAGGGAGATCTTTTCGGATCCTATACTTGTAAAAGAGAACAATCTGGATGCTCCTGACATATTTAAGTTCTTCAAGATCATGAATTGTTTCGGAGGGGCTCATTCACAAACCCCTATGTCAATAGATGAATCGGTTGAGGAACTGACAAGGGCCATTGAGGCGCTTGAAGGAAAAATGAGCCTTCAGGTACATGAGAACACTCACGATATGGTGGATGAAGTAATTTCAAGCTACAAACACTGA
- the cbiQ gene encoding cobalt ECF transporter T component CbiQ, translating to MKYPEIDKYAEIDSIIHRFDPRAKIITFTLLIFSFVFVEDIRIAFASLLFAFCILLLSRIPLGFMFHRMKPGLFFVLPFLVVMPFTVAGDVMYSYHGISMTYEGLYYGGLVFVRAATSIMLALTMLGTTKMDTTMKSLHSLKIPSHFVQTLMFSYRFIFVFIDEFRSMWTSMAAKGFKLKANRHSLSIIGNIVGMILVRSYERAERVYHSMSSKGYTGESRTIVKFKMQTADYGIVVVFVGIIIIFKLYGMSLS from the coding sequence ATGAAATACCCTGAGATCGATAAATATGCGGAAATTGATTCCATTATTCATCGATTCGATCCAAGGGCAAAGATAATCACTTTCACTCTTCTTATTTTTTCTTTTGTCTTTGTAGAAGATATAAGGATCGCATTCGCAAGCCTGCTATTTGCATTCTGCATTTTGCTTCTTTCAAGGATCCCTCTGGGATTCATGTTTCATCGAATGAAGCCAGGTCTTTTCTTTGTGCTGCCATTCCTTGTAGTAATGCCTTTCACAGTAGCCGGCGATGTTATGTACTCATATCACGGCATAAGCATGACCTATGAAGGGCTATATTATGGAGGTCTGGTATTTGTCAGGGCAGCAACGTCTATTATGCTTGCACTTACCATGCTCGGAACAACAAAAATGGACACTACGATGAAATCCCTCCACTCACTAAAGATTCCTTCCCATTTTGTCCAGACATTGATGTTCTCTTACAGGTTCATTTTTGTGTTCATTGATGAATTCCGTAGCATGTGGACATCGATGGCAGCTAAAGGCTTCAAACTAAAAGCAAACAGGCATTCTCTTTCCATAATAGGTAATATTGTTGGAATGATCCTCGTGAGGAGCTATGAAAGGGCTGAGAGGGTCTATCATTCCATGTCCTCAAAAGGTTATACCGGAGAATCCCGTACAATCGTTAAGTTCAAAATGCAGACTGCAGATTATGGGATCGTGGTGGTCTTTGTGGGCATAATCATCATATTCAAGCTATACGGGATGTCGTTATCATGA
- the cbiM gene encoding cobalt transporter CbiM — translation MHISDGVLSPAVIAFGWISSIIFIALAFRWAQKEGNIAEQIPKLSVFTAAFFVASLIHINVPPTSVHLILNGLLGVVLGALAYPAMFIGLVLQALLFQHGGITTIGVNSFNVGAPALICYAVFRKGSGMGISKPAIGGICGGLAILLTTVFLAITLITTGQQFEMMAKLVVIPHMVIMVIEALVTASVVTYLAKVKPELLPLKREDKK, via the coding sequence ATGCATATTTCAGACGGTGTGCTTTCTCCAGCTGTCATAGCTTTTGGCTGGATATCTTCTATAATTTTCATCGCTCTTGCTTTCAGGTGGGCTCAAAAAGAGGGTAACATTGCAGAACAGATCCCCAAACTATCTGTTTTTACAGCAGCTTTTTTTGTTGCTTCACTGATTCACATTAATGTACCTCCTACAAGTGTTCACCTTATCCTGAACGGCCTGCTGGGCGTTGTACTTGGTGCACTTGCATATCCTGCAATGTTCATCGGCCTGGTACTTCAGGCATTGTTGTTCCAGCATGGGGGTATAACCACAATAGGGGTAAACAGCTTCAACGTGGGTGCACCTGCTTTGATCTGTTATGCAGTATTCAGGAAAGGGTCCGGCATGGGGATCTCAAAACCTGCCATCGGTGGGATCTGCGGAGGTCTGGCAATTCTCCTTACCACGGTCTTCCTGGCTATTACCCTTATCACAACAGGACAGCAATTTGAAATGATGGCAAAGCTTGTGGTCATTCCACACATGGTCATAATGGTGATCGAAGCACTCGTAACAGCATCAGTAGTAACATACCTTGCAAAGGTAAAACCGGAACTTCTTCCACTTAAGAGGGAGGACAAAAAATGA
- a CDS encoding PGF-CTERM sorting domain-containing protein produces MNFNKIFGIAIIALVLMVASVFPASAHGDEHMAIDEVIEHAEELVEMSATIHDQTMLIADDEDLDDDLRAAGESIHLSSHDIEHIGAAIKEHAEELEALSADPEANEAEIKIALEEINEHADEALELVESKEADIQKMVSDAPELHQQYAADIKDSVTEVGAIADHIKTHAAEVEEDLGLAEAVVLEGDAGTYVTAMEELANEMLELSHSIHDETEYIADDEALDQQWRDYGEEVHLSSHDVEQAATAILEDIDELKPLAAEPAANEAAVKAKITEINDHAQGIIDELMSHDEAVHAILDLEEPYLTHATATHDTVHKVEYEAKQLQKKGEKLEAALYPEAAPEPVAAEPSAVSTETEGNSVPGFGFPIAIAGILGAICLFRRK; encoded by the coding sequence ATGAATTTTAATAAAATATTTGGAATTGCAATAATAGCACTTGTCCTTATGGTAGCAAGCGTATTTCCAGCATCTGCACACGGGGATGAACATATGGCTATCGATGAGGTCATTGAGCACGCAGAAGAACTTGTTGAGATGTCCGCAACAATTCATGACCAGACCATGTTAATTGCAGATGATGAGGATCTGGATGATGACCTCAGGGCTGCTGGAGAATCTATCCATCTTTCTTCCCATGATATTGAACACATCGGAGCTGCTATCAAGGAACACGCAGAGGAACTTGAAGCACTCTCAGCTGACCCTGAAGCAAATGAAGCAGAGATAAAGATCGCTCTTGAAGAGATCAACGAGCACGCAGATGAAGCACTTGAACTCGTTGAAAGCAAGGAGGCAGACATTCAGAAGATGGTTTCCGATGCACCGGAATTACACCAGCAGTATGCAGCAGATATCAAAGACTCTGTAACCGAAGTAGGTGCAATTGCAGATCACATCAAGACCCACGCTGCAGAAGTAGAGGAAGACCTTGGTCTTGCAGAAGCTGTAGTACTTGAAGGCGATGCAGGAACATACGTAACCGCTATGGAAGAGCTTGCAAACGAGATGCTTGAGCTTTCCCACTCCATCCACGATGAGACCGAGTACATTGCTGACGATGAAGCACTTGACCAGCAGTGGAGAGACTATGGTGAGGAAGTACACCTTTCATCCCATGATGTAGAACAGGCTGCAACTGCAATCCTTGAAGACATCGATGAGCTCAAGCCACTCGCAGCAGAACCAGCTGCAAATGAAGCTGCTGTCAAGGCAAAGATCACTGAGATCAATGACCACGCACAGGGTATCATAGATGAGCTTATGAGCCACGATGAAGCTGTTCACGCAATCCTTGATCTTGAGGAACCATACCTTACCCATGCAACTGCAACACACGACACAGTTCACAAAGTAGAGTATGAAGCAAAGCAGCTCCAGAAGAAGGGAGAAAAACTTGAGGCTGCCCTTTATCCGGAAGCAGCACCTGAACCAGTAGCAGCAGAACCTTCCGCAGTTTCAACAGAAACTGAAGGTAACAGCGTACCAGGATTTGGATTCCCAATTGCAATTGCAGGCATCCTTGGTGCAATCTGCCTTTTCAGAAGGAAATAA
- a CDS encoding isopropylmalate synthase, with product MNIYRTYDDLPKIKLPKGQEVSISDSTIRDGAQMPGIVLKAEHKLRIYEFLHQIGIEKLETFAYNERDRNAIKMMFDRGYESPEITGWARAVPSDIDLILDIEDIKETGVLMSVSDAHMLDKMGLPNREAAEEKYLNALQYAVDHGLRTRAHIEDMTRADNSYFVYPLIEKILEIDPDCTIRLCDTIGYGVPFTGVDEPFGIPEMVRYLKEDLKAKNIETHCHDDFGLAVANSIAGYWHGANWSNVTFLGIGERAGNAEMEKLLLFLGRRVEGFDKYNLECLAEFAQFMQKEIGIRIPRNKSVVGSNVFAHESGIHTAGVIKNPFTYEPYPPEIVGGNRVFLIGDSSGIEVLRFKVQDTLKELMGVQLTVEKDDKRLRSIQKDIHKLYDKEKRVSCISDEEIQAYVEKYFLFEPIVEKNMARKVDGIE from the coding sequence ATGAATATATACAGAACTTATGATGATCTTCCAAAGATCAAACTTCCAAAGGGACAGGAAGTAAGCATAAGTGACAGTACCATTCGTGATGGGGCACAGATGCCCGGTATTGTCTTAAAGGCTGAGCATAAGCTCAGGATCTATGAGTTTTTACATCAGATAGGAATTGAGAAACTGGAGACATTCGCCTACAATGAGCGTGATAGGAACGCCATAAAGATGATGTTCGACAGGGGCTATGAATCACCGGAGATCACCGGCTGGGCAAGAGCCGTTCCAAGTGATATCGACCTTATCCTTGATATTGAGGATATCAAAGAGACAGGTGTTTTGATGTCAGTCTCCGACGCACACATGCTGGACAAGATGGGATTGCCCAACAGGGAAGCTGCAGAAGAGAAGTACCTGAACGCACTCCAGTATGCAGTTGACCATGGCCTTCGCACCCGTGCACATATTGAAGATATGACAAGAGCAGATAACTCCTATTTTGTCTATCCGCTTATAGAGAAGATCCTTGAGATCGACCCGGACTGTACCATACGTCTTTGTGATACCATCGGATACGGAGTCCCGTTCACAGGTGTTGATGAGCCATTCGGAATACCTGAGATGGTAAGGTACCTGAAAGAGGATCTTAAGGCAAAGAATATTGAAACACATTGCCACGATGACTTCGGACTGGCTGTTGCCAACTCCATTGCAGGCTACTGGCACGGTGCTAACTGGTCAAATGTAACTTTCCTGGGAATAGGTGAAAGGGCAGGAAATGCTGAAATGGAAAAATTACTGCTATTCCTTGGCCGCCGTGTGGAAGGCTTTGACAAGTACAACCTTGAATGCCTCGCAGAGTTTGCACAGTTCATGCAGAAGGAGATCGGAATCAGGATCCCAAGGAACAAGTCCGTTGTAGGAAGCAATGTATTTGCTCACGAGTCAGGCATACACACCGCTGGTGTGATCAAGAACCCATTCACATACGAGCCATATCCACCTGAGATCGTAGGTGGGAACAGGGTATTCCTCATAGGAGATTCCTCAGGTATCGAAGTACTTCGTTTCAAGGTACAGGATACCCTCAAGGAGCTTATGGGAGTCCAGCTCACTGTCGAAAAGGACGACAAGCGCCTGAGGTCCATCCAGAAGGACATTCACAAGCTTTACGACAAGGAAAAGCGTGTATCCTGCATATCTGATGAAGAGATACAGGCATATGTCGAGAAATACTTCCTTTTCGAGCCAATTGTTGAGAAGAACATGGCAAGAAAAGTAGACGGTATCGAGTAA